One part of the Pseudomonas sp. MYb118 genome encodes these proteins:
- the ispC gene encoding 1-deoxy-D-xylulose-5-phosphate reductoisomerase → MNRPQQITVLGATGSIGLSTLDVIARHPERYQVFALSGFARLNELQALCIRHAPRFAVVPEQSAAQALQENLRAAGLSTRVLVGEAGLCQVAADPEVDTVMAAIVGAAGLRPTLAAVEAGKKILLANKEALVMSGALFMHAVRKSGSVLLPIDSEHNAIFQCMPQDFSRGLGKVGVRRILLTASGGPFRQTPLAQLSDVSPDQACAHPTWSMGRKISVDSASMMNKGLELIEACWLFDAKPSQVEVVIHPQSVIHSLVDYVDGSVLAQLGNPDMRTPIANALAWPERIDSGVAPLDLFAVARLDFEAPDEDRFPCLRLARLAAEAGNSAPAMLNAANEVAVAAFLDGRVRYLEIASIIEEVLNLEPVVAVDDLEAVFTADAKARELAGLWLSRHGR, encoded by the coding sequence ATGAATCGCCCTCAGCAAATTACCGTTCTGGGCGCGACCGGCTCGATCGGCCTGAGCACGCTCGACGTCATTGCCCGGCATCCCGAGCGTTATCAGGTCTTCGCCTTGAGCGGTTTTGCACGCCTGAACGAACTGCAGGCGCTGTGCATTCGGCATGCGCCACGGTTCGCCGTGGTGCCGGAACAAAGCGCTGCCCAGGCGCTGCAGGAGAATCTGCGCGCCGCCGGCCTCTCCACGCGAGTACTGGTCGGAGAGGCGGGGCTGTGCCAGGTCGCGGCCGATCCCGAGGTGGATACCGTCATGGCCGCCATCGTGGGAGCGGCGGGCTTGCGTCCGACCCTGGCGGCGGTCGAGGCGGGCAAGAAAATTCTGCTGGCCAACAAGGAAGCGTTGGTCATGTCCGGTGCGCTGTTCATGCACGCCGTACGCAAAAGTGGTTCAGTGCTGCTGCCGATCGACAGTGAGCACAATGCGATTTTCCAATGCATGCCGCAGGACTTTTCCCGCGGGTTGGGCAAGGTCGGTGTACGTCGGATTTTGCTGACAGCCTCTGGTGGACCTTTCCGGCAGACACCGCTGGCGCAATTGTCCGATGTTTCCCCTGATCAGGCCTGTGCACATCCGACCTGGTCCATGGGGCGCAAGATTTCCGTGGATTCGGCAAGCATGATGAACAAGGGGCTCGAGCTGATCGAGGCCTGCTGGCTGTTCGATGCCAAGCCTTCCCAGGTCGAAGTGGTCATTCATCCGCAGAGCGTGATTCATTCGCTGGTGGATTATGTCGATGGCTCGGTACTGGCGCAGTTGGGCAACCCCGACATGCGCACTCCGATCGCCAACGCCCTGGCCTGGCCTGAGCGCATCGACTCCGGGGTCGCGCCACTGGATCTGTTCGCCGTGGCACGCCTGGACTTCGAGGCGCCCGACGAGGACCGCTTCCCTTGCCTGCGACTGGCGCGTCTGGCCGCCGAGGCTGGAAACAGCGCGCCCGCCATGCTGAACGCGGCCAACGAAGTGGCCGTGGCGGCGTTTCTCGACGGGCGGGTTCGTTATCTGGAAATCGCGAGTATCATCGAGGAAGTGTTGAATCTTGAGCCTGTGGTGGCGGTCGATGATCTGGAGGCGGTGTTCACGGCCGATGCGAAGGCGCGGGAGCTGGCCGGCCTCTGGTTGAGTCGTCACGGGCGGTGA